In Erwinia sp. SLM-02, one genomic interval encodes:
- a CDS encoding MFS transporter, producing MDNTSPDHLSVAISKAIKRIIPMVTLMFILAYLDRANIGFAKQQFQYDTGLSDAAYAFGAGIFFIGYALFEVPSNILLYKVGARIWLGRIMITWGLVSASMMFAHTENVFIFLRFLLGVSEAGFFPGVILYLTFWFPLHIRARVTGYFLFGAPLAFIIGGPLSGGLLTLDGTPFAFGLHGWQMMFLVEGLLASIVGVWVIFYLDDRPEKAKWLNASEKKALSDKLAAEDEQKIAHGPKGALAALLDIKVLYLCLIWFTVQVCGYGIYFFLPTQIATLMGTKVGLLVGFVTAIPPLCAAIAVYYVPRLSEKLGERRIVAAVTFMLGSAGIAISGFADSVPVIAITALCVAAAGHLAMQPLYWTFPSSYLGGTAAASGIALINSMGNLGGFVAPNIRVWAEQTFHSARAGLYFLALVTFIGGVMILLLRRMGMDNKVAVPRSTEPSAALK from the coding sequence ATGGATAATACGTCTCCCGATCATTTGTCCGTCGCCATCAGTAAAGCGATAAAAAGAATTATCCCGATGGTGACGCTTATGTTTATTCTGGCCTATCTGGACCGGGCTAATATTGGCTTCGCTAAACAACAGTTTCAGTACGATACCGGGCTGAGCGATGCCGCCTATGCATTTGGCGCGGGAATATTCTTTATCGGCTACGCGCTGTTTGAAGTGCCCAGCAATATTCTGCTCTATAAGGTGGGCGCCAGAATATGGCTCGGCAGGATTATGATCACCTGGGGTTTAGTTTCCGCCTCAATGATGTTTGCCCATACCGAGAACGTTTTTATCTTCCTGCGTTTTTTACTCGGCGTGAGCGAAGCCGGCTTCTTCCCGGGCGTGATCTTGTATCTGACGTTCTGGTTCCCGCTGCATATCCGCGCCAGGGTGACCGGGTATTTTCTGTTCGGTGCGCCGCTGGCGTTTATTATCGGCGGGCCGCTGTCGGGTGGGCTGCTGACGCTGGACGGCACGCCGTTTGCCTTTGGCCTGCACGGCTGGCAGATGATGTTCCTCGTTGAGGGGCTGCTGGCATCTATCGTCGGGGTGTGGGTGATTTTTTACCTGGACGATCGCCCGGAAAAGGCCAAATGGCTGAACGCCAGCGAGAAGAAAGCGCTTTCCGATAAGCTGGCAGCGGAAGACGAACAAAAAATTGCTCACGGGCCGAAGGGCGCGCTGGCGGCGCTGCTGGATATCAAGGTGCTGTATCTGTGCCTGATCTGGTTTACCGTGCAGGTCTGCGGCTACGGGATTTACTTCTTCCTGCCGACGCAGATTGCCACGCTGATGGGCACCAAAGTGGGTCTGCTGGTGGGCTTTGTCACCGCCATTCCTCCTCTGTGCGCGGCGATTGCGGTCTATTACGTGCCGCGCCTTTCCGAGAAGCTGGGCGAGCGGCGGATCGTGGCGGCGGTGACCTTTATGCTCGGCTCGGCGGGTATTGCCATCTCCGGCTTTGCTGACAGCGTCCCGGTTATCGCCATCACCGCGCTGTGCGTGGCCGCGGCCGGGCATCTGGCGATGCAGCCGCTGTACTGGACCTTCCCGTCTTCCTATCTGGGCGGCACGGCGGCGGCGTCGGGGATTGCGCTGATTAACTCGATGGGTAATCTGGGCGGTTTTGTCGCCCCGAATATCCGGGTCTGGGCAGAGCAGACGTTCCATTCCGCCCGGGCGGGGCTGTACTTCCTCGCGCTGGTGACCTTTATCGGCGGCGTGATGATCCTGCTGCTGCGCCGCATGGGGATGGATAACAAGGTGGCGGTTCCTCGCTCCACGGAACCTTCCGCCGCGCTGAAATGA
- a CDS encoding mandelate racemase/muconate lactonizing enzyme family protein, with amino-acid sequence MSNTLKIKKLTPFIMHVPVTKNIIGDSTHSITHWGMPGVMIETECGLVGYGHTGTHADITTDRLITTIITDVFGPMLIGEDPTEVRHLHRKLSRSSTNIWVGRGGLMQMALSAIDIALWDLKAKHAGQPLWQLFGGSRQAKVSAYNTDCGWLVRETAELVDDCKKMIFEEGFNAIKMKIGKPDPKEDIRRIEAVRKAIGDDAQLMVDANAKWDISTAKQYGPRLADYDITWFEEPMWHDDVSSHKELAKHMTTPIALGELLYQFDSFKEFVLAGAVDYLQPDATRCGGLTAVWEIADLGMAFNLPVTPHHGDMMQAQLHLVMAHPACSLLEYIPWTLDCFVNPVVVKDGVYQTPVEPGAGTTLRPEALERFSVR; translated from the coding sequence ATGTCTAATACACTGAAAATAAAGAAACTTACCCCGTTTATCATGCATGTTCCGGTGACGAAAAACATCATTGGAGACTCCACCCACAGCATTACCCACTGGGGCATGCCGGGGGTAATGATTGAAACCGAATGCGGTCTGGTGGGCTATGGTCATACCGGCACCCACGCGGATATCACCACCGACCGCCTGATCACCACTATTATTACCGACGTTTTTGGCCCGATGCTGATTGGCGAAGACCCGACCGAAGTGCGCCACCTGCACCGCAAGTTATCCCGCAGCTCAACCAATATCTGGGTAGGGCGCGGCGGGCTGATGCAAATGGCGCTGTCGGCGATTGATATCGCGCTGTGGGATCTGAAGGCCAAGCACGCCGGGCAGCCGCTGTGGCAGCTGTTTGGCGGATCGAGGCAGGCGAAAGTTTCCGCCTATAACACCGACTGCGGATGGCTGGTGCGTGAAACCGCCGAGCTGGTGGATGACTGTAAAAAAATGATCTTCGAAGAAGGCTTTAACGCCATCAAGATGAAGATCGGCAAGCCGGATCCGAAAGAGGATATCCGCCGCATTGAAGCCGTCAGAAAAGCGATCGGTGACGATGCCCAGCTGATGGTGGATGCCAATGCCAAATGGGATATCAGCACGGCAAAGCAGTACGGCCCACGTCTGGCCGACTATGACATTACCTGGTTCGAAGAGCCGATGTGGCACGATGATGTCTCCAGCCACAAAGAGCTGGCAAAACATATGACCACGCCGATTGCCCTGGGCGAACTGTTGTATCAGTTTGATTCATTTAAGGAGTTTGTGCTGGCCGGTGCCGTTGACTACCTGCAGCCCGATGCCACGCGCTGCGGCGGGCTGACGGCGGTATGGGAAATTGCCGACCTGGGCATGGCGTTCAATCTGCCGGTGACCCCGCACCATGGCGATATGATGCAGGCGCAGCTGCACCTGGTGATGGCGCACCCGGCCTGCTCGCTGCTGGAGTATATTCCGTGGACGCTGGACTGCTTCGTTAACCCGGTGGTGGTGAAGGACGGCGTGTATCAAACGCCTGTTGAGCCGGGCGCGGGTACCACGTTACGTCCGGAAGCTTTAGAGCGATTCAGCGTCAGATAA
- a CDS encoding ribokinase, with translation MYDIIVMGSINMDVIVNCHHFPSSGDNTFCESIRLAAGGKGNNQAVSAARYGKKVCFLGCIGDDAPGRQLRQNLQERGIDDRWLMVKEGVGTGSCVGLVEPGGENTLLVNLGANFAFGEEEISQRLDSVNGKILLIQMETSKESVLAAVRTARAKGMLIILDPAPVQGINPACFPYADIIVPNSSEARRISGVEVKDERSALAAAKIIHGMGVKNVIVKMGGNGCLLYRNEKSTFFPALKVEAVDTVGAGDCFAGALANYLIDHPDNLDEAIRFSHVVAGIKVSRRGGQDAMPSLDEVNAVLNKGMRTE, from the coding sequence ATGTACGATATTATCGTTATGGGAAGTATTAATATGGATGTGATTGTTAACTGCCATCACTTTCCTTCAAGCGGGGATAATACCTTCTGCGAATCCATTCGTTTAGCCGCAGGGGGGAAAGGCAATAATCAGGCGGTCAGCGCCGCGCGCTACGGCAAAAAAGTCTGCTTTCTGGGCTGTATCGGTGATGATGCCCCCGGCAGGCAGCTGCGGCAAAACCTGCAGGAACGGGGCATTGACGACCGCTGGCTGATGGTGAAAGAAGGCGTGGGGACCGGTTCCTGCGTGGGTCTCGTGGAGCCGGGCGGCGAAAACACGCTGCTGGTGAATCTCGGCGCTAATTTTGCTTTCGGCGAAGAAGAAATCAGCCAGCGGCTGGATTCGGTAAACGGAAAAATTCTGCTGATCCAGATGGAAACCAGCAAAGAGTCGGTGCTGGCCGCCGTGCGCACCGCGCGTGCCAAAGGCATGCTGATTATTCTCGATCCGGCTCCGGTGCAGGGCATTAATCCGGCCTGCTTCCCTTACGCCGACATCATCGTGCCGAACAGCAGCGAAGCCAGACGTATTTCCGGCGTGGAGGTGAAGGATGAACGCTCGGCGCTGGCGGCAGCAAAGATTATCCATGGTATGGGGGTTAAAAACGTCATTGTGAAAATGGGCGGCAACGGATGCCTGCTTTATCGCAATGAAAAATCGACGTTTTTCCCTGCTCTGAAGGTCGAGGCGGTGGATACCGTCGGTGCCGGTGACTGCTTTGCCGGCGCGCTGGCAAACTACCTGATCGACCATCCCGATAACCTTGACGAGGCCATTCGTTTTTCCCACGTGGTGGCCGGCATCAAGGTTTCCCGCCGGGGCGGCCAGGACGCCATGCCCTCGCTTGATGAAGTCAACGCCGTGTTGAACAAGGGTATGCGCACGGAATAA
- a CDS encoding PTS transporter subunit IIC, with the protein MFASLNSGFTAFISLGAPAMMFFIITLLSLIFRVKISKALEGGILIALALTGMGAVITLLTGAFAPALTQFVESTGVTLSITDLGWAPLAVITWGSVYTLYFATVCIILNVLLLTLNKVKTLNVDLFNIWNLSVIGLLTLYYSDSNLILTTCVVGVVYILMLFNSDVMQPQIKALMKYDRSSITTTAHPSLLICPPVLVINELISKLIPSIDKYDFDAEKLNQKIGFWGSKFAIGVYLGFFVGLLGRLPMSELFSLAFTAGVSLELFGAVGNWFGPAIKPLSDGIASIMEKRMKGRQIYVAIDWPILASRAELWAVANILAPILLVAAILLPGNRVLPLGGILLTVLAPALLVITQGKVIRMTLIGTLLIPLFLWAATLIAEFVTQTSIAMHSFPKGMASDQLFSSVDSDPLEKMLSMLIAKASVTLNPQMLMLAAVATVAYLGMFVWYFKRMKKINAARFSATPVADGPQN; encoded by the coding sequence ATGTTTGCTTCACTGAATAGCGGGTTTACCGCTTTTATTTCGCTTGGCGCACCGGCGATGATGTTCTTTATTATCACGCTGCTGTCACTGATCTTCAGGGTTAAAATATCGAAAGCGCTGGAAGGCGGCATCCTGATTGCGCTGGCCCTCACCGGCATGGGCGCAGTCATCACCTTATTAACCGGCGCCTTCGCGCCGGCCTTAACCCAGTTTGTCGAGTCAACCGGCGTCACCCTGTCGATTACCGATCTGGGCTGGGCACCGCTAGCGGTCATTACCTGGGGGTCGGTCTATACGCTCTATTTCGCCACCGTCTGCATTATCCTCAATGTGCTTCTGCTCACGCTCAATAAAGTCAAAACGCTCAATGTGGACCTGTTTAATATCTGGAATCTGTCGGTGATAGGCCTGCTGACCCTGTATTACTCAGACAGCAATTTGATACTCACCACCTGCGTTGTCGGTGTGGTTTACATTCTGATGCTGTTCAATTCCGATGTGATGCAGCCGCAGATTAAAGCGCTGATGAAATATGACCGCAGCAGCATCACCACCACCGCGCACCCTTCCCTGCTGATTTGTCCGCCGGTTCTGGTGATTAACGAACTGATATCAAAGCTGATCCCGTCTATTGATAAATATGACTTTGACGCGGAAAAGCTCAATCAAAAAATCGGCTTCTGGGGGTCGAAATTTGCCATCGGCGTTTATCTGGGGTTCTTCGTCGGGCTGCTCGGCAGGCTGCCGATGAGTGAACTGTTTTCGCTGGCCTTCACCGCCGGGGTGTCGCTGGAGCTGTTCGGTGCGGTCGGTAACTGGTTCGGACCGGCGATCAAACCTCTGTCCGACGGTATTGCCAGTATTATGGAAAAGCGCATGAAGGGCCGTCAGATCTATGTGGCCATCGACTGGCCGATCCTCGCTTCCCGCGCGGAGCTGTGGGCCGTGGCCAATATCCTCGCCCCCATCCTGCTGGTTGCGGCGATCCTGCTGCCGGGGAACAGGGTACTGCCGCTTGGCGGCATCCTGCTGACCGTCCTGGCGCCTGCCCTGCTGGTGATCACCCAGGGAAAAGTGATCCGCATGACGCTGATCGGCACGCTGCTGATCCCGCTTTTCCTCTGGGCCGCCACGCTGATTGCCGAGTTCGTTACCCAGACCTCCATCGCCATGCACAGCTTCCCTAAAGGAATGGCATCCGATCAGCTGTTCTCATCCGTCGATTCCGACCCGCTGGAAAAAATGCTGTCGATGCTGATCGCCAAAGCCAGCGTCACGCTGAATCCGCAGATGCTGATGCTGGCGGCGGTGGCCACCGTGGCCTATCTGGGTATGTTTGTCTGGTACTTTAAACGGATGAAGAAAATTAACGCCGCGCGGTTTAGCGCTACGCCCGTTGCTGATGGCCCGCAGAACTGA
- a CDS encoding OmpG porin family protein yields MKNYHALAVLIALILPGVTHAGMSLAKDRAGNVIAVDPWSYLDEAVMWTSARSSNPAGGKIHGQLKVKYAIEDNNWRHSSFHNGSESATFVQGVMRHDALPGWYLAFSDGRTTNYNGAWDNQTYLSQDQWTQVIVGHEYFYQWLRFGWDVMGGSASQDDRWQARAKFFADLRAMDRLSFFGYLYQQIDHRRSGASQNDRDLRSFQIEPGVQYIINNTTGVWFRQAFSSGILERAQWGNIDSRDWTTSAGVWHNWGRLSTTFSGGYGHFKKDNALQDNSEVFQDTRYRFVKLTANYPITTRFTVSGEVTGSDIAQSGNWVTHGDAITTEYKLMLDYNF; encoded by the coding sequence ATGAAAAATTATCATGCCCTGGCGGTTTTAATTGCACTGATATTACCCGGCGTCACCCATGCCGGTATGAGTCTGGCAAAAGACCGGGCGGGAAACGTCATTGCGGTCGATCCCTGGTCCTATCTCGACGAGGCGGTGATGTGGACCTCGGCGCGCTCTTCAAATCCGGCCGGGGGAAAAATCCACGGCCAGCTGAAAGTGAAGTACGCCATTGAGGATAACAACTGGCGGCACAGCAGCTTTCATAACGGCAGCGAATCCGCCACCTTTGTGCAGGGCGTGATGCGCCACGATGCGCTGCCGGGCTGGTATCTGGCGTTCTCCGACGGGCGCACCACCAACTATAACGGTGCCTGGGATAATCAAACTTACCTCAGCCAGGATCAGTGGACGCAGGTGATTGTCGGCCATGAATACTTCTACCAGTGGCTGCGCTTCGGCTGGGATGTGATGGGCGGCAGCGCCTCGCAGGACGACCGCTGGCAGGCGCGGGCCAAGTTCTTTGCCGACCTGCGGGCGATGGATCGCCTGTCGTTCTTTGGCTATCTGTATCAGCAGATCGACCATCGCCGCAGCGGCGCATCGCAAAACGACCGCGATCTGCGTTCGTTCCAGATTGAGCCGGGCGTACAGTACATTATCAACAACACCACCGGGGTCTGGTTCCGTCAGGCGTTCTCCTCCGGCATTCTTGAGCGGGCGCAGTGGGGCAATATCGACAGCAGGGACTGGACGACCTCCGCCGGCGTCTGGCACAACTGGGGCCGGCTCTCCACCACCTTCAGCGGCGGCTACGGCCACTTTAAAAAGGACAACGCGCTGCAGGATAACAGCGAGGTCTTCCAGGATACGCGCTATCGCTTTGTCAAACTGACGGCCAACTATCCCATCACCACACGCTTTACCGTGTCGGGGGAAGTGACCGGCTCTGATATTGCGCAGAGTGGAAACTGGGTGACCCACGGCGATGCGATTACCACCGAGTATAAGCTGATGCTGGATTACAACTTTTAA
- a CDS encoding glycoside hydrolase family 32 protein has protein sequence MKKLTSAALAALLLLAGGNIAAYAQMGKETLENKKITHVEDFFPKIKGSFVGDPMPAYDNGEFNIFYLNDIRGGGDLGVHAIHLLSSADLYHYQNHSEVIPYVNDVDSPELLLGTGSMIKVGDTWHAWYTAHNANVFPVESIMHATSQDRLHWVKHPQDTILPGANYRGNDFRDPHVVWVEEKQEYWMLITTRSNGRGIIARYSSKDLKTWQDRGVFIDNDTIAPDSNLECPTLVYFNGRWYLSFSDQWPLRLTQYRVADTPEGPWRKPDSYVFDGAGLYAGKLVMKDDRLFVFGWIPTKGGNSDGGNIDWAGNLVGHELTAGANGQLNSVIPQELQAAIDANGGRTRTLESTAQVTTATQFGPLRSAVYPALPKRGVLTASVDIPSAGMAMSFGVNNNNVGEARLNVVFNKSKGKVYFFNSPLASVNQANAESWVDIPLGEKVELKILIQNSMAVFYINNQAAFSTRMYAMEDKPWSISLPQKDGIHAELNFKEML, from the coding sequence ATGAAAAAATTAACCTCTGCGGCGCTGGCCGCACTGCTGCTGCTGGCGGGCGGCAATATTGCCGCTTATGCACAAATGGGTAAGGAAACGCTGGAAAATAAAAAAATTACCCACGTTGAAGACTTCTTCCCGAAAATTAAAGGTTCATTCGTAGGCGACCCGATGCCGGCTTACGATAACGGTGAATTTAATATTTTTTATCTGAATGATATTCGCGGCGGCGGCGATTTAGGCGTGCACGCCATTCATTTACTTTCCAGTGCGGATTTATATCACTATCAGAATCACTCCGAGGTTATTCCCTATGTGAATGATGTCGACAGCCCGGAACTGTTATTAGGCACCGGCTCAATGATTAAGGTCGGCGATACCTGGCACGCCTGGTATACCGCGCACAACGCGAATGTTTTCCCGGTGGAGTCGATTATGCACGCCACCAGCCAGGACCGCCTTCACTGGGTTAAGCATCCGCAGGATACGATTTTACCGGGTGCGAACTATCGCGGTAATGACTTCCGCGATCCGCACGTGGTGTGGGTGGAGGAGAAACAGGAGTACTGGATGCTGATCACCACCCGCAGCAACGGGCGTGGGATCATTGCCCGCTACAGTTCAAAAGATTTAAAAACCTGGCAGGATCGCGGGGTCTTCATCGATAACGACACCATTGCCCCGGACTCCAATCTGGAGTGCCCGACGCTGGTGTATTTCAACGGACGCTGGTATCTGAGCTTCAGCGATCAGTGGCCGCTGCGCCTGACCCAGTACCGCGTGGCGGATACACCCGAAGGGCCGTGGCGCAAGCCGGACAGCTACGTGTTCGACGGCGCGGGGCTGTATGCCGGTAAGCTGGTAATGAAAGACGACCGGCTGTTTGTCTTTGGCTGGATCCCCACCAAAGGCGGCAACAGCGACGGCGGCAATATCGACTGGGCGGGGAATCTGGTCGGGCATGAGCTGACCGCCGGTGCCAACGGCCAGCTTAACAGCGTGATTCCGCAGGAGCTGCAGGCGGCAATCGACGCCAACGGCGGCAGAACCCGGACGCTGGAAAGCACCGCGCAGGTTACCACCGCCACGCAGTTCGGTCCGCTGCGCTCGGCGGTTTATCCGGCCTTACCGAAACGCGGTGTGCTGACCGCCAGCGTGGATATCCCCAGCGCCGGAATGGCAATGAGCTTTGGCGTGAATAATAACAACGTCGGTGAAGCACGGCTCAACGTGGTATTTAATAAAAGCAAAGGGAAGGTCTATTTCTTTAATTCACCGCTGGCCTCGGTTAATCAGGCTAATGCCGAGTCCTGGGTTGATATTCCCCTGGGGGAAAAAGTTGAGCTTAAGATCCTGATCCAGAATTCGATGGCGGTGTTCTATATCAATAATCAAGCCGCGTTCAGCACGAGAATGTATGCCATGGAAGACAAACCCTGGAGCATCAGCCTGCCGCAAAAAGATGGCATTCACGCCGAATTGAATTTTAAAGAAATGCTTTAA
- a CDS encoding OmpG porin family protein yields MADEIKDNSDNYIGGYQSYFHDDLDTPKASGKSAAAANGKTSSSAPGNAPSVTSASDGATASAASATSASDGTTAAAGVSSTPAAALTGLNDRAAAAPGGQSVHGSAAAPGSVPDKGGVLLSNANEVSVLRLRQDEPPVHWNSVGRNMEAGGLHGNIGTQIEIDDARRSNNEHNGGKFKYATLQAFLRHDEMPNWYFGFYNAREDSYKGQFSNQHYGGTNTINEVFIGHIFETWRGNIGAEVMGGSESAGKRWKSRFKLWQDLRLSDRWSIAGYAFGEFQPQGTEPGNGDLEKLIFETEPALQYRVNPDLGLYLRPFYSYNRQEREQWGDIIEREWKVSAGLWKNWYPLLTSLYVGVGQKKTTNASDSYELFYDGRYQYVGGTLSYPIVDELRLYGEFKAKFTKEAGAWTTAGYSWTPFTVVGAVYNF; encoded by the coding sequence ATGGCTGATGAAATAAAAGATAATAGCGATAATTATATTGGCGGCTATCAAAGTTATTTTCACGACGATTTAGATACGCCCAAAGCCAGCGGTAAATCCGCTGCTGCTGCGAACGGTAAAACGTCGTCGTCGGCACCCGGTAACGCGCCGTCAGTAACATCCGCATCTGACGGTGCAACGGCATCAGCAGCTTCAGCCACATCCGCATCTGACGGTACAACGGCAGCAGCAGGAGTCTCTTCAACACCCGCCGCAGCGCTGACGGGATTGAACGATCGGGCAGCCGCTGCCCCGGGCGGGCAGTCCGTGCACGGCAGTGCAGCAGCGCCAGGCTCCGTTCCCGATAAAGGCGGTGTGCTGCTCAGCAACGCCAACGAGGTCAGCGTACTGCGCCTGCGCCAGGACGAGCCGCCGGTACACTGGAACAGCGTCGGCCGCAATATGGAAGCCGGTGGCCTGCACGGCAATATCGGCACGCAGATTGAAATTGACGATGCGCGCCGCAGCAATAATGAACACAACGGCGGGAAATTTAAATACGCCACGCTACAGGCTTTTTTACGTCATGACGAAATGCCGAACTGGTATTTTGGTTTCTATAACGCCCGCGAAGACAGTTATAAAGGCCAGTTCAGCAATCAGCACTACGGCGGCACCAATACGATTAACGAAGTCTTTATCGGGCATATCTTTGAAACCTGGCGCGGCAATATCGGTGCGGAAGTGATGGGCGGCTCGGAGTCGGCCGGCAAGCGCTGGAAAAGCCGCTTCAAGCTGTGGCAGGACCTGCGACTCTCCGACCGCTGGAGCATTGCGGGCTACGCCTTTGGCGAGTTCCAGCCGCAGGGCACGGAGCCGGGCAACGGCGATCTGGAAAAACTCATTTTCGAAACCGAACCGGCGCTGCAGTACCGCGTGAACCCGGATCTCGGCCTGTATCTGCGCCCGTTCTACTCCTACAACCGCCAGGAGCGCGAGCAGTGGGGCGATATCATCGAACGTGAATGGAAGGTGTCCGCCGGACTGTGGAAAAACTGGTACCCGCTGTTAACCTCGCTGTACGTCGGCGTCGGCCAGAAGAAAACCACCAACGCCAGCGACAGCTACGAGCTGTTCTACGATGGCCGCTATCAGTACGTCGGCGGCACCCTCAGCTACCCGATTGTGGATGAGCTTCGCCTGTACGGCGAATTTAAAGCGAAATTCACCAAAGAGGCCGGTGCCTGGACCACCGCGGGCTACTCCTGGACGCCGTTCACCGTGGTGGGCGCGGTTTATAATTTCTGA
- a CDS encoding glycoside hydrolase family 32 protein, translating into MTSMLEQAEQTLEKAQAEVNTRWYPRYHLAPRAGWINDPNGLVWFDGWYHAFYQHHPYSTQWGPMHWGHARSKDLVHWEHLPVALAPEGPDDKDGCFSGSAVVNGDTLALIYTGHRFIGDAGSDDNLYQVQCLATSRDGIHFERHGMVVDTPPGLHHFRDPKVWREGDEWFMIVGSRVGDTGQVRLYRSADLHQWHDEGIFDEAEAGMGFMWECPDVFTLNGRRVLMFSPQGIAADGYHHRNLFQSGYLLGDWQPGQPFVRDGGFVEMDHGHDFYAPQSFLTPDGRRIVIAWLSMWESAMPEQQDGWSGMLSLPRELSLSDDNRLLMKPAAEVTALRGSHYPIPVQHLKNQKTLVLANAEAVEVELRWEQHPAAAEEYGIALGDGLRVYVDNQAQRLVLDRRYPEFGVEGSRSIALPAGGILSLRLFIDSSSVEVFVNDGEACLSSRIYPRADQRDLLLFANNGSAVLKEGGYWSLDN; encoded by the coding sequence ATGACGTCAATGTTAGAACAAGCGGAACAGACACTCGAAAAAGCCCAGGCCGAAGTGAACACGCGCTGGTATCCGCGCTATCACCTGGCTCCGCGCGCCGGGTGGATCAACGATCCTAATGGTCTGGTGTGGTTTGACGGCTGGTATCACGCGTTTTATCAGCACCATCCGTACTCCACGCAGTGGGGGCCGATGCACTGGGGGCACGCGCGCAGTAAGGACCTGGTTCACTGGGAACACCTGCCGGTGGCGCTGGCTCCCGAAGGGCCGGACGATAAAGACGGCTGCTTCTCCGGCTCTGCGGTGGTCAACGGCGATACGCTGGCGCTGATTTATACCGGGCACCGCTTTATCGGCGATGCGGGCAGCGACGACAATCTCTACCAGGTGCAGTGCCTGGCCACCAGCCGCGACGGCATTCACTTTGAGCGCCACGGCATGGTGGTCGACACGCCACCGGGGCTGCATCACTTCCGAGATCCGAAGGTGTGGCGCGAGGGGGATGAGTGGTTCATGATCGTCGGCTCCCGCGTCGGCGACACCGGCCAGGTGCGGCTGTATCGCTCCGCCGATCTGCACCAGTGGCACGATGAAGGCATCTTCGACGAAGCGGAAGCGGGCATGGGCTTTATGTGGGAGTGCCCGGACGTCTTCACCCTTAACGGCAGGCGCGTACTGATGTTTTCTCCGCAGGGCATCGCCGCTGACGGCTATCACCACCGTAACCTGTTCCAGAGCGGCTATCTGCTGGGCGACTGGCAGCCGGGGCAGCCGTTTGTGCGCGACGGTGGTTTTGTGGAAATGGACCACGGCCACGATTTTTATGCCCCGCAGAGCTTCCTCACCCCGGATGGCCGCCGGATTGTGATTGCCTGGCTGTCGATGTGGGAGTCGGCGATGCCGGAGCAGCAGGACGGCTGGTCCGGGATGCTATCCCTGCCGCGCGAGCTGAGCCTCAGCGACGATAACCGTCTGTTGATGAAGCCCGCGGCGGAAGTGACCGCCCTGCGCGGCAGCCACTATCCGATCCCGGTGCAGCATCTGAAAAACCAGAAGACGCTGGTGCTGGCCAATGCCGAGGCGGTGGAAGTGGAGCTGCGGTGGGAGCAGCATCCGGCAGCGGCGGAAGAATACGGTATTGCGCTGGGCGATGGGCTGCGCGTTTACGTGGATAACCAGGCGCAGCGGCTGGTGCTGGATCGCCGCTACCCGGAATTCGGCGTTGAGGGCAGCCGCAGTATCGCGCTGCCTGCCGGCGGTATTCTCTCCCTGCGCCTGTTTATTGATAGCTCCTCCGTAGAGGTGTTCGTCAACGACGGCGAAGCCTGCCTGAGCAGCCGCATCTATCCGCGTGCTGACCAGCGCGATCTGCTGCTGTTCGCTAATAACGGCAGCGCGGTGTTGAAAGAGGGGGGATACTGGTCGCTGGATAACTAA